From the Pocillopora verrucosa isolate sample1 chromosome 11, ASM3666991v2, whole genome shotgun sequence genome, the window TGATGTAAGATTAGGAGCGAGTACTACGTCCAGAGATCGAATGTGTTCGGCTTAAACCATAGTAGTCATCGAGTTGTACCCGGGCAGGGGGGAGCATTACTCGGAGTGGCAATACTCCGAGTAGATTCATGCTACAGAAGCTGGGATAAGCTGTGGGAGGATGAGCTTCTAAGCTCCTAATCTGACcttaccttttttatttttttaaatgattttagtAGGTTATCTCCTCTCTCCACAAGGTTCTTTCCAATGTTCAAGGGTTTCTTCAATTTAGCTTGAAGGGATGGCCCTCTGCTGTCGGTAATCCCATCACGGGTGAATGTTGTTCCACTGGTATATTGGCCAGTTCCAGAATAATCATCTGTGCTGTCCTGGAGCCTGTTTTGAACACGCTTTAAAGAAGACACAGGGATACTACTTGTCTCTTTGAGACTTCTTGATGGAGGAGAGTTTCCTGCAGATAAAACAAGCGTATGCAAGGATTATCTTTTAGTTCTTTATGATGTAATTCTTTATGATGTACAATTCTAAGCAAAGTAAGTGACGGACACTAGTTTCAGACTCACGTTCCAATTCTTCCTGCTTCCCAGAACCAGAAGCGTCATATTCGCGTTCATCAAAAGCCCAGCCGCTGCTAGACTCTAAATCCGCATCTTGACTCGCACCAGATCCCCTCCGGATGAAGGATTCAGGCTCAAAGTGCTGAGTTTCATCAGAAGTCATTTCGGTCTGAACCCAGTTGTCATCGGAAGGAGTAATCTGAAAGTTGACGTCAAGTAAAGATGTCAGATCTTGCCTAACGAGCCCCATTTGGTATCAGATTCAGGGTTCAAGATTGCTTCTGTATTTTGAGTTGGAGTAGAGTCAAGTGCGACATTGATGACTtatctttttcttaattatatatatatatttcgaATAATTATATCCCATCCACTGATCAGCCTTAAAGAAGAGCAGTACGCCTACAGGAATGAAAGGCTAAACTCCTGCAAATTTCTGATAATCTAACTTaccttttttgtactttttaatttttttggtaggTTATCTCCTCCCTTCATAAGGTTCTTTCCGATATTAAACGATTTCTTCAATTTAGCTTGAAGGGATGGCTCTTCGCTGTCGGTAATCTCATCATGGGTAGATGTTGTTCCACCGGTATATTGGCCAGTTCCAGAATAATCATCTGTGCTATCATAGAGCCTGTTCTGAACACGCTTCAATGAAGACACAGGGATACTGCTTGTCTCTTTGAGACTTCTTGATGGTAGAAAATTTCCTACAGGTAAATCAAACGCATGCAAAGATTTTCGTTGAGTTCTTTATGATGAAATGACACTGCTAATATATATTACGGTCATAGAAATTTAAGTAAAGTTAACGACACGCTACAGAAAATCATGATTGTGCCTGTTAAGAAGAAAATACTGGACTGTCGTGCGAATAGCGCGCgcgcgctgagacatttaaatTCGACCAGTTCGTAGGCAAGTTGCGCgttactttttttcagtttcagtcGCATTTTGGAGGCTTTTGTTTTTGAGTTTGTATTTTAAGCCGTTACCATTTTACCGTCTTGTTACCGATTAAACGTGCCTGCTTTTAAAGGAGATTTTCGTTTTCGCCTCCAAACATTTCTAGCGACCACAATGGGAGAAAGGTATGAACTGGTGTTTGTTTGAAGTTTCGTTTGCGATTTTAGTTTCTGAGTTTTGAGTTGTGCATTATGGCTGCCGAATCCGAGGACAGCGATGTTACCGAATTTACcgagaaaaatgacaaaattgcGAATGGAGTCGACAAACAGAAGGAAAACGACGTTCTGTTAATTCAGATTAGAGGAAGAAACGCTCCGCAAAgacaaaagagacaaaattCAGACATGAGTTAGAAAGACTATGCGTGAAGGATTCCGAAGTAACGGACATAGAAAGTATGATTGAGCAGTTGAGGGCAGCCCTTGAAGACGCACAAGAAATTTTAGAGGAACTGTCTGCTTTCTTTCTATGTCGAAGTCGGAGAAGACACTGGGAAAAACGAAGCTTTTAAAGAGTCAGAAAACATCGAAAAGGACGTATGAAGAGCGATCGAAGTGGGACAAAGTGCGATAAAAGTCCGCGCGTGCAAAGTCATGAATATGAACGCTCCATTAAGCGATAACACGACCGAGAAGATCAACTAAACGAGACCGCTGGAAGatcactaaagaaaaaaagttgtgttCTCGTTGCCTAGCCTCTGATCATAAGAGGAAAGATTGCCCAAAGGCCCGCACGTGTGGAATAGATGGTTGTTCTCGAAATCGCCACCGCCTTCTTCATGGAAGTGAAGTTTTGTCAGAAACCGCACCGATGACAATGTTGCCTCATGCTGACGATGGGAGACGCCCAGATGTTCCACGGGAGGGGGCGCCCGCGGTGACCCTGACCAGCTGTGATGCTAAAACGCCGACTGAGTCTTATTCGTCCCTGTGTGGATGAAGGCTAAtggaagaaaagtaaaaataaacgCCATCCTAGACGATGCATCGAACGAAACTTTCCTAAACGAAGCGGTTGCTGGGATACTGGGACTGCAAGAGCCattcgaaaaatttcaagtttatgtGCTCAATAACACCGTCGAAACTTTTCAGTCCATgccaataaaaattgaaatcgaaACTGTAGATGACaagttttcaaaggaaataagcACAAAAACGTGTCCGCAGAAAGTCACTGGCAATTACAATGTTGTGAAATGGAACGACCATCAGAATAAATGGCTGCATCTGACCCAGTGCAATTTTCCCAAGCCGGCAAATGATGGACTTGTCGATCTTTTGATTGGCATTGATAACGCTGAACTCCATTATTCGCACGTTGATCTCCGTGAAGCTGTATTGGTGCGCCTGACGAAAACGAGACCGCGAGAACACGATCTCACGTTATCCGTTCCTTGTCCACTAGAGAACTTATTTGGAGCGAGGGAAAAGAATCCTGTTGTGACCTTGACAAAAGCTGAAAGAGATTCTGGGTAATCGAGAAGTCTGGCACAGACCGCGATGGCAGACTCGTATTCACCGAAGAAGAAAGACTAGCCTTAGGCAAAGTGAAAGATTTCCTCAAGTACGAAAATGGAAGATATCGTGTAGCCGTCctttggaaagaaaacaaacccgATCTCCCTGACGCTAAACCCATGGCACTCTCTCGCCTCTGAAGCACCGAAAGAAATCTGAAGAAAAACGGCCGCGTCGCCTAAGAATATCAAGCAACTATTCTGGCCTATGTTGAAAAGGGATATTTACGAAAGGTACCCTCGGAAGAACAGCCGCCAGCTAAAGTATGGTTTTTGCCCCATTTTCCGGTCGTGAGAATGGATAAATCGACAAGGAAAGTTCGAATCGTATTTGACGATGCCGCTAAATGTGATGGTATTTCCTTAAATGACATGATCCATGCTGGGCCGAAATTACAGCAAGATCTTTTCAACGTCCTTGTCCGTTTCCGTCGAAATCCTGTCGGTGTCGCTTGCGacataaaagaaatgtatcTCCAGATAGAGATTAAGGAGCAATACCGATCCCACTTCCAACTGTTTTGGAGAGACCTTGATCCTAACCGGGAGCCAGACGTATTCGAGTTTAGCCGTGTAGTTTTTGGAAAGAATTCCGACCCTATGGAGTCGCAGTTTGTTGGGCAGGAGAACGCTCGAAGAAACCAAGACCGCTATCCCCTTGCCACTGAGACCGTCCTTAAGTCAACCTATATGGACGATTCTATTGACAGTGTTGAAAACAATGATGAAGGAGCGGAGCTGTACCGTCAATTGAAAGCACTATGGGTAATTGCCGGCATGTAAGCCAGGAAGTGGATCTCTGATTCACCGAAAATTATTGAAGCGATTCCGACAGAAGAGCGCGCCACAGAGATCGTTATTAACGGCGGTCAAGCTCCGATAACGAAGACACTTGGAATTTCGTGGAACAGTACTGAAGATGTGTTTACCGTCACCGCTTCTGCAGTGTCCCCGGAATTTCAGATAACGAAGCGAAACGTCTTGCGTAAAGTAGCAACGATTTTTGACCCGCTAGGATTTGTATGCCCATACGTTATTATGGCCAAGATCCTACTCCAGGGACTGTGGACGGATGCGAGGCTACGACTGGGAAGACGAAGTTCAAGATGAAATAGCAGACAAAATCAGGGATTGGTTGGAGCGATTGAAAAGTCTGCAAGAGGTGAAGATTCCCCGGTGTCTACGACGTCCAGAGCCTGTCAAGTCGAAGCACATTGTGACATTTTTTGATGCCTCTCAACAAGCTTATGGTGCAGCTGTCTGTATGCGCTGCGAATACGATAACGATACCGTAATCAGTCGCCTGATTGCAGCTTAGAGTAAAGTTCACTCCGTTCACTCCGATGGCAGCACCCAGACTGGAACTCATGGGTGCGATTGTAGGCCTGCGTTTCAAACGGTCCTTGCTGACAGTCTTATACCccgttcacaccaaagcttaaaacatggttaaaatttgttttgataaacagATTTAATAAGACTGGCCGTTCACACTGCGGGCGCGTTTAAGAAAACACGTCTAAAACCGTGTTTACAAAAAACATAGTTTCATTAAACTTTTACCCCTTTTTTctaattaaacaaagtttaacgaAACCATGTTTCATTAAACATGGTTAACTGATCAACCCCTTCACACCGAACAACAATAGCTGACAACAATGCAGCCTCCTGTTCATGCTCAGCCTCGCGTTCGTATAATTGTAATTGACGTAAAATGTTACAACATTATACAGCCACGACatgtaaaatgtaaacaaaatggcAGATTGGCGAAATATTGTGCTTTTGTTTGGGAAAACATGGAGAGAAGAAAGCCGAAAAATCGAATAAAATCGCGCAAAGCTTTCCAGGCGGACGACTCTATCGATACCTCCACCGCAGATGTCTTTTTATTGTTGTTGACGCGGCAACTATTTCAATGCAGCCCAAGTTTACTTCGAGTCTGGAGTAAAAGCAGGTCTCAATCCTTATTGCAGGAGACCTGCTAAGGCTGGAGCGATAGAGAACTTAGGAATAGGCGCTTATCAGAGTGCGAATTCGTGTCTTGCAGCTGCCGTCGTCTCTGTCTTCATAGCCTGCAGCTCGAAGATATGCCGCAATTTCTAGCCACACTGGCTTTTTTCTTGTGCATAATTTTAGCTGGAGCTGGATCTTCACGTCTCCCCACTATTCAAGCAACAGGAGGGTTTCTTAGTGCTCCCAAACTCTTCCGCGCGTTTTGGTTtctgccgccattttgaatgtgtTTTATTAAACACGATTGTTAAACTACGTCGCGAGgtagttttgttaaacatggTTTTAGACGCGTTTTATTAAACGCGCCCGCAGTGTGAACGGCCAGTCTTGTTAAATCtgtttatgaaaacaaattttaaacatgtttaagctttggtgtgaacggGGTATTAGTTTAATTAGACATGTTTTGATGGTGTGAACGGGGTATTAGTTTAATTAGACATGATTTGATGGTGTGAACGGGGTATTAGTTTAATTAGACATGATTTGATGGTGTGAACGGGGTATTAGAAGCACCAATGCAGAGCGTGACGTTCTACTCTGACAGTAAAGATGTCCCATGGTGGATTCGAGGGCGTGGAAAAGATTTCCAACCGTTCGTGGCCAACCGAATTGGTGAAATACAGATGTTCACTGAACCGTCGCAGTGGCAGCATGTCTCTATCGTAGAGAATCCAGCCGATTTATGCACGAGAGGGGCCTCGCCTTCAGAGTTAGCCGAATGTTCCTTGTGGTGGAATGGCCCTGATTGGCTTACAAATGATTTCAGTGAGTGGTGAAAGATAAAAGTCCCGGATAGACCTTGTAAAATGCCAGAGATAAGAACCTCGAAGAGGAAAGAGGACACGAATGCCTGTGCAACCCTTATGACGTGTAACCTTCGGAAAGAAACTGCGCCGAAACAGAACAACACACCAGGAGTGTGGAGACTTGATCCGAAACGGTATTCCAGTTGGACGCGTTTGGTTCGAGTACACGCGAGAGTGAGAAGAGTATTACACAACATGCGCAACAGAAACAACAGGAATGCAAGTATGGAACTGTTGCCCGAAGGAATAAAGGATGCTGAAGACGAAATAGTGCGCTTAGCACAGCGCGAAGCCTTCTGTGATGAGTACGACGCTTTGAGCTCAGGGAAACCGATACCAAAGAAAAGCCAGTTGATAACGCTTAACCCTTGCATCGACGATGATGGAGTTATCCGGAGTGATGGTCGATTAAAGTTCGCAGATTTTCTCCAATATGATACTAAATTTCCCATCATTTTGCCTCGTGGACACTGGGTGACGAAACTTATCATGAAGAACTATCACGAGAGAGGAAACCATGCTGCCGGAGTAAACTTCATTCTTTGTCAGTTGAGTGAGAGATTTTGGATCATCGCCGCACGAGAGGAGATTCGCGAGTGGGATCACGAATGTAATGAATGTAAGAGAAGACGAAGCAAGCCAGCTTGTCAGATTATGGCGCCACTCCCGAAAACGAGACCCCGTTTCAGCTTCAGACCCTTCGCCCAAACAGCCGCAGATTTTGCTGGTCCTTTGTACACTCTTCAGGGACGCGGAAAACACGACAGAAGAGGTGGCTGTGCCTTTTTACTTGCCTGGAAACTCTAACAGCGCATTTAGAGATGGCCTGGGGACTCGATACCGACACTTTCTTAAACGCCTTCGCCCGTTTCACCAGTCGCCATAGAGTTCCTAAGGAAGTGATAAGCGACAGAGGCACAAATTTCGTGGGTGCAGTGGGAGAGATAACGAAACTAACCAGCCAGTTAGACCGACGACACCTTCAGTGCAAGACAGCGGAACTTGGACTGACATGGAGATTCAATCCACCAGGTGATTCAACCCGATACTCCAAGAGGACGTTGGCGTTAGGACGAATTGCTGATGTGTATCACACACACtttcacacttttatttttcattttcttacatatttacgagatattcctttgacccgcagatagcaaatgCTAATCGAGGCGggtcaaatttgtttattcatttatttatttatttattttttctttactgacTAAATTTAATTAGACTGGAAATATaacggaaatgaagaaatataacatAAAAGGACAAAAGATacgcaagaaaagaaaaaaaagaaaatgacagatgtttgattcaattttgctgtgttggCTGAACGTGATGGCCACACCCGTGTAACTAAAGTTGCGTGTGGCGTCAAAACTGTCGTGAGACCAATTAATAAACTAATTCCGCTTGGAATTAATTGTTAATCACTTATTTAGAAACACACTAGGACTACCTCCCAGTGTGGGGAGGGGGAAAATGTCAAGAAGAAAGTACCGGACTGGCGTTTCGTGCGATTAGCGCACGCGCTTTGAGACATTTAAATTTGACCAGTTCGTAAGCAAGTTACGCGTACGATTTCTCGCGtggctttttttcagttttagtcgcattgtggaggtttttgtttttgaacttgTATTTTAAGTCGTTACCGTTTTATCGTATTTTTATTCATATATATTTATATCTCTCGGATCTAAAGGCGATTTCGAAAAATCTTGTTCTGTTTCTTATATTTCTCAGCGTATGCAGTTAAAGCAAGTGGAAAACactatgggggggggggggtagagGATTTCAATAGTAAAAATTTTTACCTAATCCCCTCCCCCCTACTTAGGCCTTGTTATATTCTTAGCACCCCCCGCAGTTAATTGGCGGTCAGATTTTtatagttaacaaatagattccaagttgccgtgcgtctgttcagtaatagatcacagatgacgtcaaaatgtggtaagaacaaaaatagtggcacacgaggtgcagctgagtgtgtcaatgatgttcttaccacattttgacgtcctctgtgatctattactgaacagacgcacggcaacttggaatctatttgttttatataatagagaatttaaaaaagttttaatgatgatgtcatcatacgtctgtcctccactaga encodes:
- the LOC131798748 gene encoding uncharacterized protein — its product is MDKSTRKVRIVFDDAAKCDGISLNDMIHAGPKLQQDLFNVLVRFRRNPVGVACDIKEMYLQIEIKEQYRSHFQLFWRDLDPNREPDVFEFSRVVFGKNSDPMESQFVGQENARRNQDRYPLATETVLKSTYMDDSIDSVENNDEGAELYRQLKALWDLYAHTLLWPRSYSRDCGRMRGYDWEDEVQDEIADKIRDWLERLKSLQEVKIPRCLRRPEPVKSKHIVTFFDASQQAYGAAVCMRCEYDNDTIKVPDRPCKMPEIRTSKRKEDTNACATLMTCNLRKETAPKQNNTPGVWRLDPKRYSSWTRLVRVHARVRRVLHNMRNRNNRNASMELLPEGIKDAEDEIVRLAQREAFCDEYDALSSGKPIPKKSQLITLNPCIDDDGVIRSDGRLKFADFLQYDTKFPIILPRGHWVTKLIMKNYHERGNHAAGVNFILCQLSERFWIIAAREEIREWDHECNECKRRRSKPACQIMAPLPKTRPRFSFRPFAQTAADFAGPLYTLQGRGKHDRRGGCAFLLAWKL